The Streptomyces sp. NBC_00344 genome includes a window with the following:
- the rlmB gene encoding 23S rRNA (guanosine(2251)-2'-O)-methyltransferase RlmB, with protein MAGNSQRRNRRTSNKKGAQVGSGGQRRRGLEGKGPTPPASERKGHKKNRIAGAQARQAAARRPAPRRGGAKGTSEMVVGRNPVYEALRDGVPAVTLYVQQYIDNDERVREALQLAGQRGNINLMEAPRPELDRMTNGLNHQGLVLQVPPYEYAHPEDLTSAAYDANEEPLIVALDGVTDPRNLGAIVRSVSAFGGHGVVVPERRAAGMTAGAWKSSAGTAARTPVSRVTNLTRALESYQKAGITVVGLAADGEHEVQDLEALGGPVVIVIGSEGKGLGRLVGETCDYRVRIPMPGGAESLNAGVAAGIVLYEAARRRA; from the coding sequence ATGGCCGGGAACAGCCAGCGCAGGAACCGCCGCACGTCCAACAAGAAGGGCGCGCAGGTCGGCAGCGGGGGCCAGCGACGCCGCGGCCTCGAAGGAAAGGGCCCCACGCCGCCCGCTTCCGAACGCAAGGGACACAAGAAGAACCGGATCGCCGGGGCCCAGGCCAGGCAGGCCGCGGCCCGCCGCCCGGCGCCCCGCCGCGGCGGGGCCAAGGGCACGTCCGAGATGGTCGTCGGCCGCAATCCGGTCTACGAGGCGCTGCGCGACGGCGTCCCCGCGGTCACCCTGTACGTCCAGCAGTACATCGACAACGACGAGCGGGTGCGTGAAGCGCTCCAGCTGGCCGGGCAGCGCGGCAACATCAACCTGATGGAGGCCCCGCGCCCGGAGCTCGACCGGATGACGAACGGCCTGAACCACCAGGGCCTCGTCCTCCAGGTCCCGCCGTACGAGTACGCGCACCCCGAGGACCTCACCTCCGCCGCGTACGACGCCAACGAGGAACCGCTGATCGTCGCGCTCGACGGTGTGACCGACCCGCGCAACCTGGGGGCCATCGTCCGTTCGGTCTCCGCTTTCGGCGGCCACGGTGTGGTCGTGCCGGAACGCCGCGCGGCCGGGATGACGGCCGGTGCCTGGAAGTCGTCCGCGGGCACCGCCGCCCGTACCCCCGTCTCCCGGGTCACCAACCTCACCCGGGCGCTGGAGAGCTACCAGAAGGCCGGGATCACGGTCGTCGGCCTGGCTGCGGACGGCGAACACGAGGTCCAGGACCTGGAGGCGCTGGGCGGCCCCGTCGTCATCGTGATCGGCAGCGAGGGCAAGGGCCTGGGCCGCCTGGTCGGCGAGACCTGTGACTACCGGGTGCGGATTCCGATGCCGGGCGGCGCCGAATCCCTCAACGCCGGTGTCGCCGCGGGCATCGTGCTGTACGAGGCGGCCCGCCGGCGCGCCTGA